In Spirochaetales bacterium, a genomic segment contains:
- a CDS encoding agmatine deiminase family protein, translated as MKKQVLIMIMAVIYSVFPYVLTAQNNGFTHELTPDDVINPGIIKSMPAVSGPPVPPVRSIAEFEPMEGVLIAYPGDFGIPYSLIAELSKDVMVMTIVGNASDESIVRSNYSSNNVVLSNCSFVQAPVDTYWTRDYGPFYIEDNLNRISIVDIFYSYLRPNDNAIPAKMSEVLGVDCYYMDMAIQGGNYMSDGMGVAASTRLLLDDNPDLDETSIKRLAADYLNISTYHIVEDPNSTYIDHIDCWGKFLSVDTILIRKVPPSDPQYQKIENTATYFLHATSSYGTPYTIVRIDTPNDEPYTNSLIINNKVFVPCTGSPNDDAAVRTYAGAMPGYRVFGITANRNSWLSGDALHCRTKGIPDRNMIDIRHMPLLGTQDEASAYPIEADIVSCAGEVIYADDVKIFYKKDDGSFTSTTMQYAGGNTYRGTIPRTTEREVSYYISAADASGRTYRLPYIGEGDPFRFIVEGPAPTPDIGTIRGDVDSNGAVNIVDALLTAQYYVGLDPAGFDKSKADTDCDNGVDIVDALLIAQLYVGLITGFCR; from the coding sequence ATGAAAAAACAAGTGCTCATTATGATAATGGCTGTCATTTATTCCGTTTTCCCGTACGTTCTGACGGCACAAAACAATGGATTCACCCATGAACTGACACCCGATGATGTTATCAATCCCGGGATAATAAAATCCATGCCGGCGGTGTCGGGACCGCCCGTACCGCCGGTTCGCAGTATTGCCGAATTCGAACCCATGGAAGGAGTGCTTATCGCATATCCCGGAGATTTCGGGATTCCGTATTCTTTGATCGCGGAATTATCAAAGGATGTTATGGTGATGACTATTGTCGGAAATGCATCCGACGAATCTATCGTACGATCGAACTATAGTTCGAATAATGTGGTGCTGTCCAACTGCAGCTTTGTACAGGCACCGGTGGATACCTACTGGACCAGGGATTACGGGCCTTTTTATATAGAGGATAATCTGAACAGGATATCGATTGTGGATATATTCTATTCATACCTCCGTCCGAACGACAATGCAATTCCTGCGAAAATGAGCGAGGTGCTGGGTGTCGATTGTTATTACATGGATATGGCAATCCAGGGAGGGAATTATATGTCCGACGGCATGGGAGTCGCCGCCTCCACACGTCTTTTGCTCGACGATAACCCCGATCTGGACGAAACATCGATCAAGCGGCTTGCCGCCGATTATTTGAACATTTCCACCTATCATATCGTGGAAGATCCCAATTCGACCTATATCGATCATATCGACTGCTGGGGGAAATTTTTATCGGTTGATACCATCCTTATCCGAAAAGTACCCCCGTCAGATCCCCAATATCAAAAAATCGAAAATACGGCAACATATTTTCTGCATGCGACATCTTCATACGGGACGCCGTATACAATCGTAAGAATCGACACGCCAAATGACGAGCCCTATACCAATTCCCTTATCATCAACAACAAGGTATTTGTCCCCTGTACCGGTTCGCCTAACGATGATGCGGCCGTCCGGACATACGCCGGAGCAATGCCCGGCTACCGGGTATTCGGCATTACGGCGAATCGCAATTCGTGGTTGTCCGGCGATGCCCTGCACTGCCGCACCAAGGGGATTCCCGACAGAAACATGATTGACATACGCCATATGCCGCTTTTGGGAACACAGGACGAGGCATCGGCGTATCCGATAGAAGCGGATATTGTCTCATGTGCCGGCGAAGTCATTTATGCGGATGATGTAAAGATATTTTATAAAAAAGATGACGGTTCATTTACTTCGACGACAATGCAGTATGCCGGCGGCAATACCTACAGGGGAACAATACCGCGAACAACCGAAAGGGAAGTCTCTTACTATATAAGCGCTGCCGATGCATCGGGAAGGACGTACCGGCTGCCGTACATCGGGGAAGGCGACCCGTTCCGGTTTATTGTCGAAGGACCGGCGCCGACCCCGGATATAGGTACGATACGGGGGGACGTTGATTCGAACGGGGCGGTCAATATCGTCGACGCCTTGTTGACGGCTCAATACTATGTCGGTCTCGATCCGGCCGGGTTCGACAAATCAAAAGCCGACACCGATTGTGATAATGGCGTGGATATTGTCGATGCGTTATTGATAGCACAATTGTATGTCGGTCTGATTACAGGCTTTTGCCGATGA
- a CDS encoding dockerin type I repeat-containing protein, translating to MKNKLICMLLCMVCATTFFIEDAVAQRIYVENAAFKVNGNPVFINGANTPWNNWNDFGGSYNSSWWDNEFKRIKNAGGNATRIWITCSGEVGINIDSSGRVSGATQDHWDDLADMFQLARSNQIYILATLISFDHTKNTYNTYQSWRNMYASSANIDSFAANYVVPFVNRFKDNPYLFAVEPCNEIEWVNQDSNNAQLPWSTLQYFCARVVAAVHANSDVLATVGVSMKWQTDVYQNNEGNQFSDDRLRAQYNNANVYLDFYSPHFYDWVTDWFGNPMASTKVSEYGLTDKPVVIGELPANGVGGVNITDCYMNGYSNGLQGLMPWTSNGVDSNGNLDSGLGAALTNFYNNYPDLVYPSPEATPPPQSDDMGDVNEDGAINIVDALLVAQFYVGLNPSGFNRANADVNCDSSINIVDALIIARYYVGLVDSFC from the coding sequence ATGAAAAATAAATTGATCTGTATGCTCTTGTGCATGGTGTGTGCGACGACTTTTTTTATCGAAGATGCCGTTGCCCAGCGGATTTATGTTGAGAATGCCGCCTTTAAAGTGAACGGAAACCCCGTTTTTATAAACGGGGCCAATACCCCGTGGAACAACTGGAACGATTTCGGCGGAAGCTACAATTCCTCCTGGTGGGATAACGAGTTCAAACGTATCAAGAATGCCGGGGGAAACGCCACCAGGATATGGATAACATGCAGCGGCGAGGTCGGAATCAATATCGATTCAAGCGGACGTGTCTCCGGTGCGACGCAGGACCACTGGGACGATCTTGCGGACATGTTCCAACTCGCCCGGTCCAACCAAATATATATCCTTGCCACCCTCATCTCTTTCGATCACACGAAGAATACATACAACACCTACCAGTCCTGGCGTAACATGTATGCAAGCAGCGCCAACATCGATTCTTTTGCCGCCAACTATGTGGTTCCCTTCGTCAACCGCTTCAAGGACAATCCCTATCTATTTGCCGTCGAACCCTGCAATGAGATCGAATGGGTGAATCAGGATTCGAACAACGCGCAGCTGCCGTGGAGCACGCTGCAGTACTTTTGCGCCAGGGTGGTCGCGGCAGTTCACGCGAACAGCGATGTTCTCGCGACGGTCGGGGTAAGCATGAAATGGCAGACCGATGTCTACCAGAACAACGAGGGCAACCAGTTTTCGGACGACCGGTTGAGGGCGCAATACAACAATGCCAATGTATATCTGGATTTTTATTCCCCCCATTTTTACGACTGGGTGACCGACTGGTTCGGGAATCCGATGGCTTCGACAAAGGTATCTGAATACGGCCTTACGGACAAACCGGTCGTCATCGGCGAACTTCCCGCAAACGGGGTCGGCGGCGTCAATATTACCGACTGTTATATGAACGGATACTCGAACGGCCTTCAGGGTCTCATGCCATGGACATCCAATGGCGTCGATTCGAACGGAAACCTCGATTCCGGACTCGGCGCCGCGCTGACTAACTTTTACAATAACTACCCTGATCTTGTGTATCCGTCCCCGGAAGCAACACCGCCCCCACAGTCGGACGACATGGGGGATGTCAATGAAGACGGCGCCATTAATATCGTCGACGCGCTTTTAGTCGCCCAGTTTTACGTGGGTCTCAACCCATCCGGCTTTAACCGGGCAAACGCGGACGTCAATTGCGATTCGTCGATAAACATCGTCGACGCGTTAATCATCGCCCGGTATTACGTCGGCCTGGTCGATTCCTTTTGTTAG
- a CDS encoding family 16 glycosylhydrolase produces the protein MKNMMRCIAVCVLLAGVFPFVFAQSEFTDNLDNYDTGRWTKADGWTNGSPFNCYWRDTQITFSGGQLAITLDSYTGSPPWKSGEYRSNETYRYGFFECRMKASNHQGTVSSLFLYTGPSHDTIWDEIDIEILGKNPRQVQCNYFADSKGGHEHMVDLGFDSSAGFHNYGFEWQSSFIKWYIDGVLVHTINNNGQEFPVTSSMCMINYWNGDSSVTGWLGNFDQQVPQSIYYDWIRYLKTNPYTGTTPDPTPTVAPTITNPPGLRGDVNSSGTIDIVDALMVAQYYVGLNPGGFNMENADTNCNGTIDIVDALLIAQYYVGLINRFC, from the coding sequence ATGAAAAATATGATGAGATGCATCGCCGTCTGTGTTCTTTTGGCCGGGGTATTCCCCTTTGTTTTCGCACAATCCGAGTTTACCGACAACCTGGACAATTACGATACCGGCCGATGGACAAAAGCGGACGGCTGGACGAACGGCTCCCCCTTCAATTGTTACTGGCGCGATACACAGATTACATTTTCCGGAGGGCAGCTTGCCATAACGCTTGATTCGTATACCGGCAGCCCGCCGTGGAAATCCGGTGAATACAGGTCGAACGAAACCTACCGGTACGGCTTCTTCGAATGCAGGATGAAAGCGTCGAACCACCAGGGTACGGTGAGTTCACTTTTCCTTTACACGGGCCCCTCCCATGACACGATCTGGGACGAGATCGACATCGAGATCCTGGGGAAAAACCCCCGGCAGGTGCAATGCAATTATTTCGCGGACAGTAAGGGCGGCCATGAACATATGGTCGACCTGGGCTTCGATTCGTCCGCCGGTTTTCATAATTACGGTTTCGAATGGCAGTCTTCGTTCATCAAATGGTACATCGACGGCGTCCTTGTTCATACAATTAATAATAACGGACAGGAGTTTCCGGTAACATCGAGCATGTGTATGATTAATTACTGGAACGGCGATTCATCGGTGACGGGATGGCTTGGAAACTTCGATCAACAGGTCCCGCAATCGATATACTACGACTGGATACGGTATCTGAAGACCAATCCGTACACAGGCACAACTCCGGACCCCACCCCGACCGTTGCCCCGACCATTACGAACCCGCCTGGTTTACGGGGTGATGTCAATTCCTCGGGCACGATCGACATTGTCGATGCCCTTATGGTGGCACAATACTATGTCGGGCTCAATCCCGGCGGCTTCAATATGGAAAACGCCGATACGAACTGTAACGGCACAATCGATATCGTCGACGCCTTATTAATCGCCCAGTATTACGTCGGGCTTATAAATCGGTTTTGCTAA
- a CDS encoding substrate-binding domain-containing protein — translation MKKGMHGNDNRIFCVISTWFRGQYQYDLISGIEYEAAITGTRIVYPAGRCLDSPVLYEKYMNIVYDIIPHIRFDGFIISGLLANYCNHRSMDDFIKRYSDRPVVTIDYKGENIPGILLHNSSGFRQLITHLIEDHGYKKIAFIGGTEGSRDAQERLDIYRNTLTSYGRPVVDSIIVKGDFSYLSGRKAVKTLLFDRKLKPVLDFDAIAASNDLAALGAIDELRMHDIDVPGDIAVTGFDDSLDAGDPSHHLTTVRQPVFAMGRQAVKVLLDYPSAKGDVFFPTQLVKRTSCGCPEHIEPAIHCVTGDAVNAGEKAGDYLRAVEYVTQTRHKKIPEYYMYQLVYVSDALKQLMSIDELESWMERGFSSLGIEECYLFLYEDSGDPPRLYSLVAGYSGKGAIPNAEKRVYSADSLFMSFLSDGRHSFCMLPVLFRDEQFGFLLAEVNMDAWIAYETIRSQVSASLKNMFFINEIKKINKCLAKANKKLQQAEKQKTRFFINIAHETKTPLTLIKNYLEKYLKNHEHDGDLLVIKRNIDILLENMVNFLDAEKLEMGRILYNHNQTVYLSRIIENKAAIFREIAVKKNIRIMSAIEENVYVRADPWAIDRILNNLLDNAVKYTQHDGDIRMKLERKKGRVVLSVSDNGPGIAKDNISDIFKPCYQLSQHMTGNQGIGMGLYIVKKIADELGASIGVKSGEGRGTSFTISMGESTETETGVKSDIPHLSGPPEGVYAPVPLKEERIVKEKSTILIVDDNSDMLFFLQSALKEAYNVCMADNVKNALVKLEKIPKPDLIISDIMMDGMDGHEFLRTISSDSEYSDIPFIFLTAKHTEAEKLHGLSGGAVDFIEKPFSVSALEKKIESIVSLRKKQRKHELSRIKKKIELLLSDTGEPGILTKYDRLEEMCAANKITGREKDVIACILKGLVNKEIAALLNLTQRTVEFHITNIYKKCGVRDRFGLMALFGGPYPEP, via the coding sequence ATGAAAAAAGGAATGCATGGTAATGACAACAGGATTTTTTGCGTGATAAGTACCTGGTTCAGGGGACAATACCAGTACGACTTGATATCGGGTATCGAATATGAAGCGGCGATAACGGGGACGAGGATAGTATATCCGGCCGGCAGATGTCTCGATTCACCCGTATTATACGAGAAGTATATGAATATCGTTTATGATATTATCCCGCATATCCGTTTTGACGGCTTTATTATTTCAGGGTTGTTGGCAAATTACTGTAACCACAGGAGCATGGATGATTTCATAAAAAGATATTCGGACCGGCCGGTTGTAACAATCGATTACAAGGGAGAAAACATCCCCGGAATTCTCCTGCACAACAGTTCCGGATTCAGGCAACTCATCACCCACCTTATCGAAGATCATGGATATAAAAAAATCGCGTTTATCGGAGGCACGGAAGGAAGCCGTGATGCTCAGGAACGGCTGGACATATACAGGAACACATTGACGTCATACGGACGCCCTGTCGTCGATTCGATCATCGTAAAAGGCGATTTCTCATACCTTTCAGGCCGGAAAGCGGTAAAAACATTGCTTTTCGACCGGAAATTGAAACCTGTTTTGGATTTTGACGCCATTGCGGCCTCCAATGACCTGGCGGCATTGGGGGCTATCGATGAATTACGGATGCATGATATCGATGTGCCCGGTGACATCGCGGTAACCGGTTTTGATGATTCCCTCGATGCGGGTGATCCCTCTCATCATCTTACGACGGTAAGGCAGCCGGTATTTGCCATGGGAAGACAGGCGGTAAAGGTCCTGCTCGATTATCCGTCTGCAAAAGGCGACGTTTTTTTTCCGACACAGCTGGTTAAAAGAACCTCCTGCGGGTGCCCTGAACATATCGAACCGGCAATCCATTGTGTTACCGGCGATGCCGTCAACGCGGGGGAGAAAGCCGGGGATTATCTCAGGGCAGTCGAATATGTGACGCAGACACGACATAAAAAGATTCCCGAATATTACATGTATCAGCTTGTTTATGTCAGTGATGCCTTGAAGCAATTGATGTCAATCGATGAACTCGAATCCTGGATGGAAAGGGGTTTTTCGAGTCTTGGCATCGAGGAATGTTATCTGTTTCTCTACGAGGATTCCGGAGACCCCCCCCGTTTGTATTCGCTTGTTGCCGGGTATTCGGGAAAGGGAGCAATACCCAATGCGGAAAAAAGGGTGTATTCCGCGGATTCGCTTTTTATGTCGTTTTTATCGGACGGCCGCCATTCGTTCTGTATGCTTCCGGTATTGTTCAGGGATGAGCAGTTCGGATTTTTGCTTGCGGAAGTGAACATGGATGCATGGATCGCGTATGAGACGATCCGCAGCCAGGTATCGGCAAGTCTTAAAAATATGTTTTTCATCAATGAAATAAAGAAAATTAACAAATGTCTCGCGAAAGCGAATAAAAAACTGCAACAGGCGGAAAAGCAGAAAACCCGTTTCTTCATCAACATCGCGCACGAAACGAAAACACCGCTTACCCTCATTAAAAATTACCTTGAAAAATATCTGAAAAACCATGAACACGACGGGGATCTTCTTGTTATCAAGCGAAATATCGACATCCTCCTTGAGAACATGGTCAATTTCCTGGATGCCGAAAAGCTTGAAATGGGAAGGATTCTTTACAACCACAATCAGACCGTTTATCTTTCCCGGATAATCGAGAATAAGGCGGCTATTTTCAGGGAAATCGCCGTAAAGAAAAATATCCGTATTATGAGCGCGATCGAAGAAAACGTGTACGTCCGTGCCGATCCATGGGCAATCGACCGGATACTCAACAACCTGCTCGACAATGCGGTCAAGTATACACAGCACGACGGAGATATCCGCATGAAACTTGAAAGAAAAAAAGGCAGGGTCGTTCTCAGCGTATCGGACAATGGCCCGGGTATTGCGAAAGACAACATAAGCGATATTTTCAAACCCTGCTACCAGCTGTCGCAGCACATGACAGGTAATCAGGGAATCGGAATGGGGCTTTATATCGTAAAGAAAATAGCGGATGAACTCGGTGCATCGATCGGGGTGAAAAGCGGGGAGGGAAGAGGAACATCGTTTACCATTTCGATGGGTGAAAGCACGGAAACGGAGACGGGGGTGAAATCGGATATTCCGCATCTTTCGGGACCGCCGGAAGGAGTGTATGCCCCGGTCCCTTTGAAAGAAGAAAGAATAGTAAAAGAAAAATCGACCATCCTTATCGTCGACGACAACAGCGATATGCTTTTTTTCCTGCAATCGGCACTGAAAGAAGCTTATAACGTATGTATGGCTGACAATGTAAAAAACGCTCTGGTTAAGCTCGAAAAAATACCGAAGCCCGACCTGATTATATCGGACATCATGATGGACGGGATGGACGGTCATGAGTTCCTGCGGACAATTTCATCCGACAGTGAATATTCCGATATTCCCTTTATTTTCCTCACGGCAAAGCACACGGAAGCGGAAAAGCTGCATGGTTTGTCCGGGGGGGCGGTCGATTTTATCGAAAAACCATTTTCCGTTTCGGCATTGGAAAAGAAGATCGAATCGATCGTGTCGTTGAGAAAAAAACAAAGAAAACATGAGCTTTCAAGGATAAAGAAGAAAATTGAATTGCTGCTTTCAGATACCGGAGAGCCCGGAATTTTAACGAAATATGACCGGCTGGAAGAGATGTGTGCGGCGAATAAAATCACCGGCAGGGAAAAGGATGTCATCGCATGTATCCTGAAAGGCCTGGTCAACAAGGAAATTGCCGCGTTACTGAACCTCACGCAGCGTACGGTGGAATTTCATATTACCAATATTTACAAAAAATGCGGCGTACGGGACAGATTCGGACTCATGGCGTTATTCGGGGGCCCTTATCCCGAACCTTGA
- a CDS encoding helix-turn-helix transcriptional regulator, with translation MDKIKKINFFFIIAILPPFFLLIPLAQYSLEKPFFIFPCGNTGETAVWTYNDPEKSAIIDFRVKKDNIVFTFIHEKPGSFAGIGINLAEYGDFFDFSPYSHIFIDLTANNIEACTVIIKLFVPGITNMNDSASFRHLGYNVPIKENQTGYICPLSDFRDPFWWTRDYNPGRIGIGRDTLKNGCFLLVDSSQGESPPDDSSLQVNRESSMTIKTISLYRSHLFHYSLIGLSAVLYYFLLFIILRVNKRRRLLIIEKGPAAMIAYKRLALESHKDMDLRKIIGFFKTSYTDPDISLVKMGHDLGLSPTRISFLVKREFGLSFKQMLNKIRLTEAKRLLAETDRQIIDIAFAVGYNDRSYFYKVFLKNEGISPSDFRKEHA, from the coding sequence ATGGACAAAATAAAAAAAATAAATTTTTTCTTCATCATAGCGATACTCCCGCCTTTCTTCCTCCTCATCCCGCTGGCGCAATATTCACTGGAAAAACCGTTTTTCATCTTTCCCTGCGGTAATACAGGTGAAACGGCTGTCTGGACATACAATGATCCGGAAAAATCGGCGATCATTGATTTTCGCGTGAAGAAAGACAATATCGTTTTTACATTCATTCACGAGAAACCAGGATCCTTTGCCGGAATCGGAATAAATCTTGCCGAATATGGCGATTTCTTTGATTTTTCTCCCTATTCGCATATATTTATCGACCTGACGGCGAACAATATCGAAGCATGCACGGTTATCATAAAGCTTTTTGTTCCGGGCATTACGAATATGAATGATTCGGCTTCTTTCCGGCATCTGGGCTACAATGTCCCGATAAAAGAAAATCAGACCGGATATATCTGTCCCCTTTCCGATTTTCGCGATCCGTTCTGGTGGACGAGGGATTATAATCCCGGCAGAATCGGCATCGGGCGGGATACCTTGAAAAACGGCTGTTTCCTGCTCGTCGACAGTTCTCAGGGAGAAAGCCCGCCGGATGATTCCTCACTTCAGGTGAACCGGGAAAGCAGTATGACGATAAAAACCATCTCGCTTTACAGGTCACATTTATTTCATTACAGCCTGATCGGATTAAGCGCGGTTTTATATTATTTTCTGCTTTTTATTATTTTGCGGGTAAATAAACGAAGGCGGCTACTGATAATAGAAAAAGGACCCGCCGCAATGATCGCATACAAACGACTGGCGCTGGAAAGTCACAAGGATATGGATTTGAGAAAAATCATCGGTTTTTTCAAGACATCGTATACCGATCCGGATATTTCATTGGTGAAGATGGGTCACGACCTCGGCCTTTCGCCGACCCGTATTTCGTTTCTCGTAAAAAGGGAATTCGGGCTTTCTTTCAAGCAGATGCTGAATAAAATCAGACTCACGGAAGCAAAGCGTCTTTTGGCGGAAACGGACAGGCAGATAATCGATATCGCTTTTGCCGTCGGGTATAACGACAGATCGTATTTTTATAAGGTTTTTCTAAAAAACGAGGGTATCTCACCCAGCGATTTCAGAAAAGAACACGCCTGA
- a CDS encoding substrate-binding domain-containing protein, with protein MKKMRSRKSFRRVGVFTAWFYGHYQLELISGIEEAAGRHNVQVVYFSGRALHSPVPYENDHNIIYDTALNASLDGLIIMSLLANYCDDYALTEFIARYKDIPIITVNFRSLIGNAILTNNKKGFSALMNHLIDQHGYRKLAFVKGPEHNRDAMERYTVYKSALSGNGIDYNPALVTGTCYTFRAGQEAVNVYLDERRLRPGRDIEAVVCANDAIALGVIDALYERGLRVPRDVAVTGFDNMNASIFPKFPLTSVKQHLREIGNMAMCNLLDYQPHREPIFFDTELVIRDSCGCIKPEEKSSSLPDINRERASSCGMDSDVYKKDLEFIYYEITRIIDNLKDLQKMTEFSAWMQGNFPDLGIESAWILLFTEVNSDVRTYRLLAGFDQRQPEGTELKDTVAETVIFDHILTWRPGRSYCMLPLLSKGEKYGLLVMEVNLYTSLVFDTLSSHIGSSIRNMLLGEEVIAMNRQLIQADEQKTRFFINVAHETKTPLTLIRNYLALYMEEHEPDEKLVIMKQHIDLLLANMLNFLDAERLQKEELIYRHDELVNVSAYARGKSDLFRAVASRKNIRITLTADDRVVIRIDPLALERIFNNLLDNAVRYIQSGGRIHLNVRKTNGKAILRISDNGPGLPADRWGHLFEPYYLLSKKRDGRQGIGVGLSIVKKIVDGLGASIKAEKGRRGGTSFTITFTDESGAAEPEQLQEILTAASPIGPVQDVNIKEGRISADRSSLFVIDDNIHLLKFIQTAFSESYNVFMARSTEEALLRLKVIPRPDVIISDVMMDGEDGFQLLYAISEKDGYNDIPFIFLTALGGETAKLKGLDLGAVDYIEKPFSIATLRAKIESIIGLRGRQVKQDRERIRYSIDGLLSGSGTDAAEPVKSGFELHCEKFGIVGREKEIIRMIMGGLVNKEIASCMHVSQRTVEYHITKIYKKCGVNNKYNLLKKFRE; from the coding sequence ATGAAAAAAATGCGATCCCGAAAATCCTTCCGCAGGGTTGGTGTCTTTACGGCCTGGTTTTACGGGCATTACCAGCTGGAACTCATCTCCGGCATTGAAGAGGCGGCCGGGCGCCATAACGTGCAGGTGGTCTACTTTTCGGGCCGCGCCCTGCATTCACCCGTCCCGTATGAAAACGATCATAACATCATTTATGATACAGCCCTGAATGCATCGCTTGACGGGCTTATTATCATGTCGCTTCTGGCCAATTATTGCGATGATTATGCCTTGACGGAATTCATAGCCCGATATAAAGACATTCCGATCATTACCGTCAATTTCCGTTCCCTCATCGGCAACGCGATTCTTACCAACAATAAAAAGGGATTCAGCGCTTTGATGAACCACCTTATCGACCAACACGGCTACAGAAAACTCGCATTTGTCAAAGGACCGGAACATAATCGGGATGCAATGGAACGTTATACAGTGTACAAATCCGCTCTTTCCGGGAACGGAATCGATTACAATCCCGCACTCGTCACCGGAACCTGTTATACCTTCCGGGCGGGCCAGGAAGCGGTTAATGTGTACCTGGACGAACGCCGGTTGCGGCCCGGCAGGGACATCGAAGCGGTTGTCTGTGCCAACGACGCAATCGCGTTGGGCGTGATCGATGCTCTTTATGAACGCGGTTTGCGCGTACCCCGGGATGTCGCGGTCACCGGATTCGATAACATGAATGCGTCGATTTTCCCCAAATTCCCGCTTACCAGCGTCAAACAGCATCTTCGCGAAATCGGGAACATGGCAATGTGCAATCTTCTTGATTATCAACCTCACCGGGAGCCCATTTTTTTCGACACGGAACTCGTTATCCGCGATTCATGCGGGTGCATTAAACCGGAAGAAAAATCATCATCTCTCCCGGATATAAACAGAGAACGGGCGTCTTCCTGTGGAATGGATTCAGATGTATATAAAAAGGATCTGGAGTTCATCTATTACGAAATCACCAGGATCATCGACAATTTGAAGGATTTGCAGAAGATGACGGAATTTTCCGCATGGATGCAGGGGAATTTCCCTGATCTGGGAATAGAAAGCGCCTGGATTTTGCTCTTTACAGAGGTCAATTCGGACGTCCGCACTTACAGACTGCTTGCCGGATTCGATCAGCGCCAACCGGAAGGAACGGAATTGAAGGATACCGTAGCGGAAACCGTGATCTTTGACCATATCCTTACCTGGCGGCCCGGCCGCTCCTACTGCATGCTTCCGCTTCTCTCCAAGGGGGAAAAGTATGGCCTTCTTGTCATGGAAGTGAATCTATATACTTCCCTCGTATTCGATACGTTGAGCAGCCATATCGGAAGCAGCATCAGGAACATGCTTCTCGGCGAAGAAGTGATAGCGATGAACCGGCAGCTCATACAGGCCGATGAACAAAAAACCCGGTTTTTCATTAATGTGGCGCACGAAACAAAAACCCCGCTGACACTCATCAGGAATTACCTCGCGCTTTACATGGAAGAGCATGAACCCGACGAGAAGCTTGTCATCATGAAGCAGCATATCGATCTTCTGCTTGCCAATATGCTCAATTTTCTCGACGCTGAAAGACTTCAAAAAGAGGAATTGATCTACCGGCATGATGAGCTTGTGAATGTATCGGCATACGCACGCGGAAAAAGCGACCTTTTCCGGGCCGTAGCTTCCAGAAAAAATATCCGCATAACCTTGACCGCGGATGACCGTGTCGTCATCAGGATCGATCCCCTCGCACTGGAGCGTATTTTTAATAATCTCTTGGACAATGCGGTGAGATATATACAGTCCGGAGGACGGATACATCTCAATGTCCGGAAAACGAACGGCAAGGCAATACTCCGTATCAGCGACAACGGGCCCGGTCTGCCCGCCGACCGGTGGGGGCATCTTTTCGAACCCTATTACCTGCTTTCGAAGAAACGAGACGGACGGCAGGGCATTGGTGTGGGACTTTCAATCGTGAAGAAGATCGTCGACGGACTCGGGGCTTCGATCAAGGCGGAGAAAGGAAGGAGGGGAGGAACATCCTTTACCATCACGTTCACGGATGAAAGCGGCGCGGCGGAACCGGAACAGCTTCAGGAAATACTCACAGCCGCATCGCCCATTGGCCCGGTTCAGGATGTTAATATCAAGGAAGGAAGGATTTCGGCCGACAGATCCTCGCTTTTCGTTATTGACGACAATATACATCTTCTGAAATTCATTCAAACCGCCTTTTCGGAATCGTACAACGTGTTCATGGCCCGGAGCACGGAGGAGGCTTTACTCAGACTCAAGGTGATACCCCGTCCGGATGTCATCATCTCCGACGTCATGATGGACGGTGAAGACGGATTTCAGCTGCTTTACGCCATTTCGGAAAAGGACGGATACAACGACATTCCTTTTATCTTCCTTACCGCTTTGGGCGGTGAAACGGCAAAACTGAAGGGTCTCGATCTCGGGGCGGTCGACTATATCGAAAAACCCTTTTCCATCGCCACCCTGAGGGCCAAAATCGAATCGATCATCGGATTACGCGGGCGGCAGGTGAAACAGGACCGCGAACGCATCCGCTACAGCATCGACGGACTGTTATCCGGTTCGGGCACCGACGCCGCGGAACCGGTGAAATCCGGGTTCGAATTGCACTGCGAGAAATTCGGCATCGTCGGCCGGGAAAAGGAGATCATCCGGATGATAATGGGGGGCCTGGTGAATAAGGAGATCGCTTCATGCATGCATGTCTCTCAGCGCACGGTGGAGTACCACATCACCAAAATATATAAAAAATGCGGCGTAAACAACAAATACAATCTTCTGAAAAAATTCAGGGAGTGA